AATCTTTCGGCCTGCCAGACGAAAAATACCAAGGCGAAGGACGAGTTGTGCTCATGGAATATGAGCACTTCTATCTATTCAATATTTACTACCCCAACGGGCAGATGAATGAAGAGCGGCTTGAATACAAGTTAGGCTTTTATGACTGTTTCCTTGAATATGCTGAGGAGTTACGCAAAAAGAAACCTATTGTCGTCGGGGGAGATTTCAACACAGCGCACACAGAAATTGACCTGAAAAATCCGAAACCTAATTCTGACAAGTCAGGATTTCTGCCTATTGAACGAGCATGGCTGGATAAGTTTGTTGAGCACGGATATATAGATACTTTCCGCATGTTTGAAACAGAAGGCAGCAACTACTCATGGTGGAGCTACCGCTACAACGCCCGCAAAAACAATGCAGGGTGGCGCATAGACTACTTCTTCGTATCAGAAGAATTAAAAGACAATGTGAAACGCGCATGGATTGAATCTGAGGTGCTAGGATCGGATCACTGTCCTGTCGCCATTGAATTAATTTTTCCGTAATCCGTAAAAAAAAGGCCAAATTTTGACCATTTCAACTCTTAATACAATTATATGGCCTCTTTTAGCTTAATATTATATGAGTTCTTTATTAAACAGGTACTTTGATTTGTAAGATAGTTATGAGGCTTCAAAATTAATTTTTTTTAAGGAGAGGATTATGCTCAAAGATATGCGTATTGGCCCTAAAATTGCCATTAGTATTAGTGTACTAATGATTTTAATTTTCGTAGCTTTTACGAGTATTACAGTCATTAAAACCCGAAATTCTTCAAGAATACAGGCCAGTCATATGGCCGAAGAAATGGCTAGCCGATATGGTAATCAAGTCAAAAACAATATTGAAAAGGCTCTGGATGCATCACAAGCAGGAGCTGCTGTTTTCATGGCATTTAGCAATTTCGGAGACAGATTTGACCGAGATCTAGCAGATGATATTATTAAAAAACTGACACTCTCTGATCCCATGTTTTTCGGAACTCAAGTTGTAATGGAACCAAATGCTCTTGATGGACGAGATGCTGAATATAAAGGAACTAAAGCGTGGTACGGCCCTAATGGCGAATATGGCCCTTATTTCTGGAGCGAAAATGGAGAATTGAAAGCTGAAGATCTAATTCAGTACAAGCCCGCCACAACGCGCGCATGGTACATGGGACCCCGCGATTCAGGGGGGCCGATTTTAACTGAGCCATACTATACTGAAGTAGCTAAAACCAACATGGCCACAATCAGTGTCCCAATTATAAAAAATGGTAATTTTATCGGGATCGTAGGAATCGATTTTGTTCTCGAAGCATTCCAAAAAATGGTCGGCAACATTCACCCTATGGACACAGGGTATGCTTTTCTTGCTTCTAATAAAGGCTACTGCGTAGCTCACCCCGATAAACAGTTAGTCGGAAAAAACATTACCGAAGCTTTTCCCGAAAACATCCGTTCTGAAATATCCGCTGACATTGCGAGTGGTAAGTCATTTCATAAAGATATTATCTCACCCCTCGATGGTAAAGAATACTTCTTCCTGTTTGAACCTATCGTAATTGCTGGAACAAACACCCCTTGGTCCATTGGCTTAGCGATTCCAACGCAAAAAATTTATGCTGAGTCTCATGAATTCCTTAAAGTCAGTCTTTTCCTATCTGCCGGCGCGATATGCTTAGTTCTTATCGTAGTACTACTTATCGCCCGCAGCGTAGCAACACCCATTAATGCGATGGTTGGCTTTGCACAGGACATTGCAGATGGAAACTTTGACTCAAAGCCTGACAGCCGCCGCTTTGGCGGAGAACTTCTGACTCTCTACAACGCATTGTCCAGTATGGTGACGAGCCTTGTGGAGCTGATTGGCACTGCTGAAGAAAAAACTCAGGAAGCAAAAAGGCAGACAGAAGCCGCGAATATAGCTCTTGAAGAAGCACGCCAAGCGAAAGAAGCTGCAGAGACAGCTAAAGCGGAAGGCATGCTCCAAGCCGCAAACCAGCTTGAGGAAATTGTAGATCAAGTAACATCTGCATCAGAAGAACTTACCGCGCAAATCGAAGAGTCCAGCCGAGGAACAGAAATACAGCGTGAACGAACTTCTGAATCCGCAACCGCAATGGAAGAAATGAATGCCTCGGTTCTTGAAGTGGCGCAAAATGCTTCTAATGCAGCAGAAAGCGCACTTGAAGCAAAGAGAAATGCCGAGGATGGTGGTACAATCGTCGCAAACGTTGTCTCCTCTATCAATTCCGTCAATGAAGCCACCGAGGTTATGGTTTCGGGCCTAAACGAACTTGGTGGGCAGGCTGACGGAATCAGCCAAGTTATCACCGTCATCACCGACATTGCAGACCAGACCAATTTGCTAGCTCTTAATGCGGCAATTGAAGCTGCACGAGCTGGAGAAGCAGGTCGCGGGTTTGCTGTTGTTGCAGATGAAGTCCGTAAACTTGCAGAAAAAACAATGCAAGCCACTCATGAAGTAGGCCAAGCAGTGCACGCAATCCAAACGGGAACTCGTAAAAACATTGATGAAATGAACAATGCTGCGAAAATGGTAGTCCAGAGCACTGATTATGCCAACAATGCAGGAGAAAGCCTTCATTCTATCGTTGAAATTGTTGATATAACCGCGGATCAGGTAAGATCGATTGCTACTGCCAGCGAAGAACAATCCGCAGCCAGCGAAGAAATTAGCCGAGGAACTGAAGAGGTAAATCGGATTGCAGCTGAAACAGCAGAATCCATGGACCAATCCATGCGGGCAGTAACGGACTTAGCTAGACTATCTTCAGAATTGCAGAACTTAATTGAAGAACTTAAAGACGTTTAAACTCGGAATAAAAAGACAATATAAAAAGGGTGTGGTCAAACCAGAGTTTTTCGGTTTGGCCACACCCTTATTTTAAAAAATAGTATTTTTATGAATACGTTTTAGAACAAGGTTAAAATATGATCACCTGCTACCTGCGCTATGTCATAGACCCATACAAATTGGACGAGTTTAAACATTATGGAGAACTCTGGATTCCGCTCGTAAATAAATTTGGAGGAATTCATCATGGCTATTTCCTGCCGCACGAAGGCGCAAATAACATAGGCCTTGCCCTGTTCAGCTTTCCATCGCTAGCTCTCTATGAAGAATACCGCGAGAAAATAAAGGAAGATCCTGAATGCATAGCGGCAATGGACTATTCAGCAAAAACAAGGTGCATAGTCAGCTTTGAACGCAGTTTTATGAAGCCTGTTTTTGAATGATTTCTGCCAATATCCTAGCAATACCGATTAACCCTGCACACCTTAGTCTCTTAACTACCCATATTTAATATTAAAAGCGGCTCACTTGAACAATTAAGTGAGCCGCTTTTCGGCTTATTTTATATTACTCTATCTTTTTACTTGAAATTGATTATCAAGTTCATTAAGACTTGTTTCTAACAGCAACCTAAACGAAAGGAACAAATCATGACAATGACTACATCCATCTCATCCAAGAACAAACGTGACTTTTTGAAAAAGACTTTAAAAACTCTCTCGACCCGCACAGTTAAATCAGAATTAGTTGAAACCGTAAATTCCAACACCAGCACACCTAGCTCTCAATCTGAGCAAAACTAACCTTCAATACAGGTCCTCAACTCACAAATTAAAGCTCAAACGTATTCCCAGTGAGATCTCATTTAATGGGAAAACTTTAAGTTAAACAACAGGAGCAATTAAATGGCTGAAGCAATTAAAGAAGCCGCGCGAATGCGCCGTGAACATGGTTGGAAAACGTATTTAATTAAATTCAATGACTATTACTCTTACACTTTCAATCCTAAATTTTTCCCTAATTTTGAGCTACTTGGAGAGGTGGATGCAGAAGGAAAGGTAAACCCTGTGCCGAAACGTAAAAAATCATTTTTCCACACGTAAAACTGAAAGTGCATGCATGATACTGAAAAGAGGATGATAAATCTAAGATTCATCATCCTCTAAAGTATCAGCAGTCTGCTCCGCAATTCGCTCGGCAACGTCTAGCAATTCCGGTGGGATTACCCCGTCACCTGTTAACTGCCTAAATAGCTCTTCTTCTGACAAGCCGGATGAGGTTGCTACTGCAAGCTGCTTCGCTGTAAATTCAATGTGTTTCATTGGGGGGTAATACTTTCATATTCTGTACTTTGCAAAGATTTTGATTTTACCATTTGCGACACAACCAGCCAAACGCTGTCGAATAGATTCTTTATCCTATTATTATTGGGAATGACGAATTTGCTCGAATAATTATTTGGCATAGATGCTATTGGGCGAAAGAGAAAAGGACAAAAGTTAAGATTAGACTCTGCGGTGAAATACAAACAATTTTATCAGAAAAAACAGAGTATCGCACAGTCAAAAAGACCGAAGTCAGGAGGGCTAGTGCATTTAAAGCATATAGAGGCGGAGACCCCGAACATGGCGATTATGGATGTTCCAATAACCCGTGGACGGGCGATAGTAAGTGCGCAAATTATTAGTGCAGTTTTTCTACTGGCAATATTGTTGACAGGCTGTCAACAGCATAGAGTGACAGACGCGTCCTCTTTTCTGGGACCGCCAATAGGGGAAACTATCCACCTTGAAAGGATGTCAGATGGCGCGGTAAAAAAGAGAATCTGCACATCCATTTCTAAATCAGGCGTTTACTCCATCGAAGAGAGAACGAGGTTCATTAATGGAGACACCACGCAAAAGGGACTGCCAGAGTGGCTTATGCGCATCCTTAGAGGTGAAGAAGATCTTGTTGAGAACTACACGCTAGAAGCGAAAGATGACAAATTAATAGTTACGAGAAGTGAAGAACCGTCCTTCACAATGATGGACTTTAAAAATCCGAAATGGGTTCAATACGGAACAATGTACCCTGATGGAAAATTTAAAGTGGAATACCGCATTGTTAAAGAAGAGGTTGCTAATATCCTTGGAAAAATGCGGAAAGTTGTATATGTGGAGACACATAGCCGTTTTGGCAAAAACGCATATACTATTGCTTCAGGATTAGGAATGATTCACTCTGAAATTCACAATGAAAACTCCGTCTCTGTTGATTTTACCCTAAAAGAATAATCACCACACTCGCCAACGAATCTTTTGGATAAACATAACGAATGCCGCAAAACAAGAAAAAGGGTTAGCTAAATAATTAGCTAACCCTTTAATTTTATCATTCAGTTCCCCAAAGAGAATGCTGATAATTCAACTATGAACTTCTAATATTAGAAGTCGTAATTGAAGGATTCTACAGCAGCGTTACCGCGAGCCTGAGAAGCTTTGAGGCGTTCTTCAAGTTCAACTTTGTATTTTTCGAGATCGAGCTCAATGCGGGCAACACCTGTGTCCATAGCAGCTTTAACGACAGCAGGAGCAACGCGAGTCAGTACACGAGGATCAGTTGGTTTCGGGATGATGTAATCCATACCGAACTCAAGTTTATCTACGCCGAAAGCATCACAAATATCCTGTGCTACAGGCTCTTTAGCTAGCTCTGCAAGAGCCTGAGCTGCTGCCAATTTCATTTCAGCATTAATGATGGTAGCACGACAGTCGAGTGCCCCGCGAAAAATGAAAGGGAAACAAAGAACGTTGTTAACCTGGTTAGGGTAATCGGAGCGGCCTGTTCCCATGAGGATATCAGGACGAACTTCTTTAACGTCTGGGTAAGGAATTTCAGGATCAGGATTAGCACAAGCAAAGATGATTGCGCCCTGAGCCATGGTTTTAACCATATCCTGATTGATTGCGTCTTTAACAGAAAGGCCAAGGAACATATCTGCGCCGACCATGCAGTCAGCGAGGGAGCCGTGATCTTCTTTCTGTGCGAAGTCAGCTTTAAAGCCAGTTACACCTGCGCGACCTTCGAAAAGGAGTCCGCGAGAATCAAACATGAAGATATTTTCACGGCGTACGCCTACAGTTACATATAATTCGGAACAAGCAATCGCAGCGGCGCCAGCACCTGATACTACAATCTTGATTTCGCCAATATTTTTTCCGGTAATCTCAAGAGCATTAATGATACCTGCAGTGGAAATAATAGCTGTTCCATGCTGATCATCATGGAAAACAGGAATATTCATTTCTTCCATCAGTCTTCTTTCAATTTCGAAACACTCAGGAGCTTTAATATCTTCGAGATTAATACCACCGAAAGTAGGCTCAATCATTTTACAAAATTCGATAACTTTTTCTGGATCAGTAGCATCAATGTTAAGGTCATAAACATCAACGTCTGCGAAAATTTTAAACAGTACGCCTTTACCTTCCATAACAGGCTTACCTGCAGCAGGACCGATATTACCAAGGCCGAGAACTGCTGTGCCGTTTGAAACAACAGCAACAAGGTTCCCTCTACCTGTGTACTCATAAGACAATTCTTCGTCGGCGTGAATCGCGCGACAAGCTTCTGCTACACCTGGTGAATATGCCATTGAAAGGTCTTTTTGAGAACTACAAGGTTTGATGGACATCACTTCCAACTTACCTTTTCTACCATCACTATGATACTTTAGAGCTTCCTCTTTTGTGAAAAGAGCCATGCCTCAACCCCCATATAAAAGTGTTTCTGATGATTGGCCGATCAACTAAACTATCCTTTCCCTATTGCTGCAAGCCCAATTGGTCAAGCTTTCTTAGCAATTTTGTAATTTTTCTCTTCCTAACATACAAAATTATCATACTCCACCTCATATAGAGTAGACAGGGCCGAAAGATAAATCTACTAACTTCCCAGCCACCTTACCTGGTGACATTAAGACAAATTTGAAAATATTACATATAAATTATTCATATAAATAAGTTAATCGTTCCTCCAAAGCTCCGCGGAGATAAAATGTTACAAGACCTCAGTATAGTACTGTTTCGCACCAAATATCCTGAAAATATAGGGTCGACTGCCCGCGCCATGAAAAACATGGATTGCTCAAGCTTAATACTAGTGACCCCGCCCATATGGAATATGGAAAAAGCAATGCCGCTTGCTACCGCGAAAGCTCATGAGCTGGTTGATAATGCAAAAATATGCCCGGACCTCAGTACAGCTCTTGCTGGCCACACAAAAATATACGGCACAACAGCCCGCACCGGAGGCTGGAGAAAAGGAGCTTTAACCCCGGCCTCAGCCGCCCCGCGCATAGTGGAGCAGCTTCGAGCCGGAGAAAAAGTCGCCATTGTTTTCGGTCCTGAAGATAAAGGATTGACCAACGATGAAATAAAGCTCTGCTCGCAACTGATTAACATACCTACGAGTGAAGAGAGCAGTTCCTTAAACTTATCACAGGCTGCCCTGATCCTTCTTTATGAATGTTTCAAACATTCACTTGAAAATCCTTTTGTCCCCGCAGGACCTCCCGGCGAACGTTCTACGACTTTTGAGGAGCAAGAAGTTTTACTTGCAAACTTGCAGGAAACACTTTCTGAGATTGACTTTTTAAATGAAGACAACCCCGAATACTGGATGCTCCCTGTAAAAAGATTCATGGCGAAACTGGATATTAAAAGAAATGAATTCAACTTGCTGATGGGAATTTGTCGGCAGGTAAAAATGGTTGTTCAAAAAAATAAAGAAATTAATTTGGAAAAGAAGTGAAAACTACCTTCTCAACAGACCAAAATATCGATATCGTGAAGGCACAATACTTCAGAATACGCGCGGAGCCTATAAATGACCGATTCTAGTACAATCCAAGACCTCAAAGGGGTTTTTTCCTGCCAAAAAGTTGCCAAAGTAGGCACAGGAACAACTACGCGCAGAGTGGCGCAGGTTGGATATTATTTTGTTGAGCAATCAGGTAAAGACGAATTTGATGTTCGCCCTCTCAACAGTAATTTTGTTCCTATCGGAAATGCGGAAAAAATAGACCGTGAAACACTGCTGAGAGACTACACTCCAGAGCCTGAAATGTACCACAAGCAGGTTTTGCCGAACATGAAAGATCTTCAGAAAACCCTTGCGCGCGCAGACAGAAATCGTAAACAGGGCAATTCTTTCAGCGCTGAAATGGAATATTCCAGTGCAGTAAAAGTTGACGAAACCAATGTGCGGGGCAACTTCGGAGTTGGTCTTTGCTTCATGGAAAGAGGCGAAACAGAACGCGCAAATGACGTATTCACCAGGCTCATTTCCATGGATGCTGCATTTGAGAAAGAACACAAACACCTCTTTAATGACTTCGGGATTAACCTTCGCAAGTCAAAAATGATTCCTCAATCTATTGAGTACTATGGAAAAGCAATATCTCTCAGCCCGGATGACGAGCACCTCCAATATAATATGGCCAGAGCTTATTTCGAAGCAGAAGATTACGATAATGCTCGCAAGGTGCTGGCGACATGCCTTGAACTTAATCCTGAATTTGCAGAAGCAAAGAAATTCATTGCCTATCTTGATAAAAATAAACTGGGCTGATTCCCCAAAAACCTTTATAGAGATGACATGAACTCTATTAAAGGCTTTATCATTGCAGGCACGCACAGCGGATGCGGCAAGACCTCCGTCACCCTAGGATTGATGGCTGCTTTTGCGCGCAAAGGTCTACGGGTTCAGCCATTTAAAGTAGGTCCGGACTTTATTGATCCGGGGCACCACTCCAGGGCCGCAGGACAGATCTGTCACAACTTAGACGGCTGGATGCTTTCTAAAAACACTTTGCGCGACATATTTTCAAGACATTCGCAAGGCTCTGACGCCGCCATTGTTGAAGGTGTTATGGGGCTTTTTGACGGATACTCAGCTCTTGAAGAGACCGGCTCCACCGCACACTTATCAAAGGCTCTAAATCTGCCTGTAATTCTTGTTGTGGATGCACGCGCTATGGCTCGGTCCGCAGCTGCGCTCATTAAAGGTTTTAGCGAATTCGACCCGGACACTGCTGTTGCCGGAGTGATATTCAACAGGGTCGGAAGTAAAAATCACGAACAAACTCTGCACGAAGCAATTTCTCTGACGGATATTCCTCTGGTCGGCTGTTTACCTAGACGACCGGAAATCGAAACACCATCACGCCATTTAGGGCTGATTACTCCTGAACACTTAGAAGATTTGGAAGGTAAATACGCGGCTCTTGCCGATTGGGTTGAAGAACACCTCGACCTTGAAACAATCCTCGAAGCATTGCCGGATATCCCTATGGAGCCGCGCTTCGATGAACTGCCAATGATCCCACGTACAAGAATCGCAATTGCGCAGGATGAAGCATTCACTTTTTATTACGAAGAAAACCTGCGCATGCTCAGATATGCCGGGGCTGAACTCGTGCCATTTTCCCCCATAAATGATAAGGAACTGCCGCTAAATATTTCAGGCATTTACCTTGGCGGAGGTTATCCTGAACTCTCTGCATTTGATCTCGCACAGAACACGAAACTACGCAGAGCCATTGCCGAATTCTCTAAATCCGGCAGGCCTATATACGCTGAGTGTGGCGGTTTCATGTATCTTATGGATTCCATTTCAAATAAGGAAAGAGTCTTTCCAATGTGTGGTATTTTTCCCTTCCGCTCAATTATGCAAAATAGATTTCAAGCTCTCGGATATAAAGAAATAGAACTCACCGAAGACTGCATCTTGGGGCCGGCAGGAACTATCGCCAGAGGGCATGAATTTCACTACTCAGCTCTTGAAGATATGCCGGAATCAGCTGAAAAATGTTACATGGTCAGCAATAAAAAAGGTGAGCCTACCCCTGAAGGTTTTATTACTGAAGGCAATACTTTGGGCAGTTATATTCACCTCCACTTTGCCAGTAATCCAGACATTGCGACAAATTTTGTTGATTCATGTGTCAACTTTTCCGAGCAGGAAGAAGACTAACTATCTTCAACCGAATCGTCTTTTCATAACTGAGCAAACTCATGCAAAAATTCATCATGCACCTTGATATGGACGCTTTTTTCGCGTCCGTAGAGCAAATGGACAATCCCGAATTGCGAGGAAAGCCCATTGCCATAGGATCCCCGCACAAGCGCTCAGTGCTAAGCACTGCTTCATATGAAGCTCGTAAATTTGGGGTGCGCTCAGCCATGTCCTCTGTGCATGCGCTTAAACTCTGTCCGCATTTGATTCTTGTTCCCGGAAGAATGGAAAGATATAAAGACATTTCCAATCAAGTGATGGCTGTTTTAGGCAATTATTCTCCTGTTGTTGAACAAGCTTCAATCGATGAAGCATACCTCGACATAACAGGTACAGAGCGGCTTTTCGGCCCTCCTCTCGAGTTGGCTGAGAACGTTAAAAAAGATATCCTTAATACGGTCGGTTTAACGGCCTCCATCGGGATAGCACCTGTTAAATTTCTAGCTAAAATCGCATCAGATTTAAAAAAACCTGCGGGTATCTCAATAATTGAAAAGGATGAAGTCGAATCATTTTTAGAGACTCTGCCCATTGAAAAGATACCCGGTATAGGCAAAAAAGCACTGCCCCGTTTTCATTCTTTCGGCATTAGATTTGCCGCTGACATGCGCCGTTTTTCTCCTGAATTCTTCAAAGAAAGATTTGGCGAGCGGGGGCTTGTTCTACACGCCAAGGCTGCCGGAATAGATCCGACCCCTGTTGCCGTTGGCGGGCAGATGAAATCATCTAGCGCGGAGAACACCTTCGGCGATGATGTCTGCGATCCGCAAATATTGAAAACATGGTTACTGAAACAGTCCGAAAGAATCAGTGCTGATGTCCGCAGAAAAGGACTGAAAGGGCGCACTGTCACCCTGAAAGTTAAATTTCCAGACTTTAGGCAAATTACTCGTAGTAAAACCCTAGCTAAAAGGACTTCCAACTCCGACACCATATATAAAGCAGGTTGCAGATTGCTAGAGGCGGAAGGCTATATGGGCCCCATTCGTTTAATTGGCATCGGCATTTCAAACTTTGAAGATCGGAGCCGGCAACTTTCGCTACTCACTACGGAAGAAACCTTGGATGATGACAAAAAGCTTGATGATTTAGACAAGGCCGTTGACAAAGTTCGCGAAAAGTTCGGCACAGCGATGCTCACTCGTGGCAGCCTGCTAAAACTGTCCTCAAAAGTTAAAGGGCAGTAAGCTTATTATGAAAAAAGATCTTCGCGAAGGTTTCACAACGGGATCAGCATCAACCGCAGCCGCAATGAGTGCGCTACGAGTACTTCTCGGCGGACAATCGCCCGAATCTATAGAGATACCCCTACCCGTCAAGGGGAGCCTAACCATTCCCGTTCACAGAACCGAGCTTGATCAAACATCTGCCCGCGCTATTATCATAAAAGATGCTGGAGATGATCCTGATGCCACCCACGGACATGAATTTCACGCGGTTGTAGAGCACATCGATAACGGCGAAGAATTGCGTGTTGAACTATCAGGCGGCATAGGGATCGGCAAAGTCACCCTCCCCGGCTTACCAGTTCCAGTTGGTGAACCCGCGATTAACCCTGCGCCGCGCAAACAGATTATTGCCGGAGCATTGCAAGAGATTTCCCAAATATTCCCAAACTTAAGTGGAATAATAAAGATCCGTATAGAAGTACCTCGAGGCGAAGAAATCGCGCTTGAGACCATGAATTCACGGCTAGGCATATTGGGCGGGATATCAATTTTAGGAACACAAGGGATAGTGCGCCCGTTCAGCCATGCGTCATGGAAAGCCTCCATTGCGCAAGCGCTAGGCGTTGCCAGAGCGTCTGGGATAGAAGAAGTTATCTTCACCACGGGCCGCAGAAGTGAAAAATTTTATCTAGATCATTTTCCCGAGACTCAGCCAATCTGTATGATTCAGGCCGCTGATTTTTTCAACTGGTCCATGCGGCAAGCTGAGCTTAAAAAGTTCCGCAAAATTAGATGGGCATTATTCATCGGCAAGCTGGTAAAACACGCCATGGGATTCCCCTACACTCACGCCAAAGATTGGAGCATAGACTTCCCACTCCTAGCAAGTTGGTGCGAAGAACTAAACATAGACCAAGCAATCACAGCCCAAATAGCCGGAGCCAATACAGCAAGACAAGTCTTTGAAATGCTCCCTAAAACACATCAAACAGACTTCACCCAAATGCTAATCAACAAAGCCCAAATTAACGCGCTAGGTTTTACAGGCAAAAGCAATATGTCGATCAAATACTGCCTATTTGATTTTGATGGAAATATTTTACGTTAATATTTTGTTTTTATGCCTCCGGCGGCTCGAACCCTTTTGGAAAAAGGGTTCAAGACTCCCAAAACTTTTTGGCGGTTTAGTCTTTTTTACCCCCCCCAAAAATATGAGTTTTTCTCTGGCCGCCGGAGGCCTTTTCTATATCTAACTTCCGTTGTATAAGGGCGACATGAAACACGCTGTACAAATAATTGGCCTGCACCCTGGTAGCCTTGAGCCTATGGAATCTTCGCGCAATATTATCGCCAATGCCGATGTTCTGGCTGGTGGTAAAAGATTGTTAGACAAATTCCCAGATTTCAAAGGCGAACTGCTGCCCTTTTTTTCTCCTGTGGCCTCCTTTGCGGCAAAACTTGAGGAGCTTAGCAATGCAGATAAAAAGATTGTGCTCCTTGCTGATGGCGACCCACTGCTTTTTGGCATTGCAGAGAGCATGATCAGGAATCTTGGCGCTGAGAATATATGCGTTACACCTTGTGTATCGACAGTTCAGCTAGCAGCCTCAAGACTAGGGCTTGCTTGGAAAAATTTCGAAATATTATCTCTGCACGGCCGGACAGATTTATTTCCATTATTTAGTGCTTTGCAACGCAGAATGGATTGCGCTGTTTATACCGACAAAATCAACTCTCCTTACGTAATAGCTAAGGCTCTTCTCCAAAAAGGAGTTACCGGATACACAATGACTGTAATGGCAGACCTTGGTACTGAGTCGGAAATCTTTAAGACTGCTGCTGTAGAAGATTTTACAGATTGCATTTGTTCAGATCTGAATATTGTTTTGCTGACGGCTGAAAGAACAAGTGAAAAACACCCAATTATTGGCCG
This window of the Maridesulfovibrio frigidus DSM 17176 genome carries:
- a CDS encoding methyl-accepting chemotaxis protein: MLKDMRIGPKIAISISVLMILIFVAFTSITVIKTRNSSRIQASHMAEEMASRYGNQVKNNIEKALDASQAGAAVFMAFSNFGDRFDRDLADDIIKKLTLSDPMFFGTQVVMEPNALDGRDAEYKGTKAWYGPNGEYGPYFWSENGELKAEDLIQYKPATTRAWYMGPRDSGGPILTEPYYTEVAKTNMATISVPIIKNGNFIGIVGIDFVLEAFQKMVGNIHPMDTGYAFLASNKGYCVAHPDKQLVGKNITEAFPENIRSEISADIASGKSFHKDIISPLDGKEYFFLFEPIVIAGTNTPWSIGLAIPTQKIYAESHEFLKVSLFLSAGAICLVLIVVLLIARSVATPINAMVGFAQDIADGNFDSKPDSRRFGGELLTLYNALSSMVTSLVELIGTAEEKTQEAKRQTEAANIALEEARQAKEAAETAKAEGMLQAANQLEEIVDQVTSASEELTAQIEESSRGTEIQRERTSESATAMEEMNASVLEVAQNASNAAESALEAKRNAEDGGTIVANVVSSINSVNEATEVMVSGLNELGGQADGISQVITVITDIADQTNLLALNAAIEAARAGEAGRGFAVVADEVRKLAEKTMQATHEVGQAVHAIQTGTRKNIDEMNNAAKMVVQSTDYANNAGESLHSIVEIVDITADQVRSIATASEEQSAASEEISRGTEEVNRIAAETAESMDQSMRAVTDLARLSSELQNLIEELKDV
- a CDS encoding exodeoxyribonuclease III, yielding MKIYSWNVNGYRAVIKKNFTEWFTESDPDVVMLQETKAHPDQIPDENRDYEGYESAWNWSKVKKGYSGTVCFSRTPVISKSFGLPDEKYQGEGRVVLMEYEHFYLFNIYYPNGQMNEERLEYKLGFYDCFLEYAEELRKKKPIVVGGDFNTAHTEIDLKNPKPNSDKSGFLPIERAWLDKFVEHGYIDTFRMFETEGSNYSWWSYRYNARKNNAGWRIDYFFVSEELKDNVKRAWIESEVLGSDHCPVAIELIFP
- a CDS encoding RNA methyltransferase → MLQDLSIVLFRTKYPENIGSTARAMKNMDCSSLILVTPPIWNMEKAMPLATAKAHELVDNAKICPDLSTALAGHTKIYGTTARTGGWRKGALTPASAAPRIVEQLRAGEKVAIVFGPEDKGLTNDEIKLCSQLINIPTSEESSSLNLSQAALILLYECFKHSLENPFVPAGPPGERSTTFEEQEVLLANLQETLSEIDFLNEDNPEYWMLPVKRFMAKLDIKRNEFNLLMGICRQVKMVVQKNKEINLEKK
- a CDS encoding tetratricopeptide repeat protein, giving the protein MTDSSTIQDLKGVFSCQKVAKVGTGTTTRRVAQVGYYFVEQSGKDEFDVRPLNSNFVPIGNAEKIDRETLLRDYTPEPEMYHKQVLPNMKDLQKTLARADRNRKQGNSFSAEMEYSSAVKVDETNVRGNFGVGLCFMERGETERANDVFTRLISMDAAFEKEHKHLFNDFGINLRKSKMIPQSIEYYGKAISLSPDDEHLQYNMARAYFEAEDYDNARKVLATCLELNPEFAEAKKFIAYLDKNKLG
- a CDS encoding cobyrinate a,c-diamide synthase produces the protein MNSIKGFIIAGTHSGCGKTSVTLGLMAAFARKGLRVQPFKVGPDFIDPGHHSRAAGQICHNLDGWMLSKNTLRDIFSRHSQGSDAAIVEGVMGLFDGYSALEETGSTAHLSKALNLPVILVVDARAMARSAAALIKGFSEFDPDTAVAGVIFNRVGSKNHEQTLHEAISLTDIPLVGCLPRRPEIETPSRHLGLITPEHLEDLEGKYAALADWVEEHLDLETILEALPDIPMEPRFDELPMIPRTRIAIAQDEAFTFYYEENLRMLRYAGAELVPFSPINDKELPLNISGIYLGGGYPELSAFDLAQNTKLRRAIAEFSKSGRPIYAECGGFMYLMDSISNKERVFPMCGIFPFRSIMQNRFQALGYKEIELTEDCILGPAGTIARGHEFHYSALEDMPESAEKCYMVSNKKGEPTPEGFITEGNTLGSYIHLHFASNPDIATNFVDSCVNFSEQEED
- a CDS encoding malic enzyme-like NAD(P)-binding protein; the encoded protein is MALFTKEEALKYHSDGRKGKLEVMSIKPCSSQKDLSMAYSPGVAEACRAIHADEELSYEYTGRGNLVAVVSNGTAVLGLGNIGPAAGKPVMEGKGVLFKIFADVDVYDLNIDATDPEKVIEFCKMIEPTFGGINLEDIKAPECFEIERRLMEEMNIPVFHDDQHGTAIISTAGIINALEITGKNIGEIKIVVSGAGAAAIACSELYVTVGVRRENIFMFDSRGLLFEGRAGVTGFKADFAQKEDHGSLADCMVGADMFLGLSVKDAINQDMVKTMAQGAIIFACANPDPEIPYPDVKEVRPDILMGTGRSDYPNQVNNVLCFPFIFRGALDCRATIINAEMKLAAAQALAELAKEPVAQDICDAFGVDKLEFGMDYIIPKPTDPRVLTRVAPAVVKAAMDTGVARIELDLEKYKVELEERLKASQARGNAAVESFNYDF
- a CDS encoding NIPSNAP family protein, whose amino-acid sequence is MITCYLRYVIDPYKLDEFKHYGELWIPLVNKFGGIHHGYFLPHEGANNIGLALFSFPSLALYEEYREKIKEDPECIAAMDYSAKTRCIVSFERSFMKPVFE